The genomic DNA CGTGATGCACGATCCGCGGGATGTCCTCGCGCCGCTCCCGCAGCGGCGGCAGCGCGACCTGTGCGCCGTTGATCCGGAAGTACAGATCCTCGCGGAACGTCCCCTCGCGCACCATCTGCTGCAGGTCCTTGTTCGTCGCCGAAACCACCCTCACGTCCGACTTCCGCGTCTCATTGGACCCCAGCCGCACCACCTCACCCGTCTCCAAGACACGCAGCAGCTTGGCCTGCATCTTCAGCGGCATGTCGCCGATCTCATCCAGAAACAGCGTGCCCCCGGACGCATACTCAAACACGCCCTCGCGGTCCTTCTCCGCCCCCGTGAACGCCCCGCGCACGTGCCCGAACAACTGGTCCTCGAGCAGCGACTCGGCCTCGGATGCACAGTTGATCGCCACGAATCTCGCCCTGGAGCGATTCGACAACTTGTGAATCGCCTGCGCGATCAGTTCCTTCCCCGTCCCGCTCTCGCCCGTGATCAGCACCGCCAGCGGCGAGGGAGCCACCGCCTTCACCGTTCGCAGGATGCGGCGCATCGGCTCCGATCCCGCCACGATCCCCTCGAACCCGTCGTGCTGCACGAGATTGCTCAGCGTGCCCGACTCGTGACGCAAGAGCGCGGTCTCCGCCGCCCGATTCACAAGCGAGCGAAAGACCTCAAGGTCCAGCGGCTTCTCGATGAAGTCGAACGCCCCGTGCTTGAACGCCGCCCGCGCCGTCGGCACATCCCCGTGCGCCGTCACCATGATCGTCTCGGCCGAGGGCTGCAACTTCCTCGCCTCCTGCAAAACAGTCAGCCCCGCGTCCGCGCCATCCGGAGCAATCCCGTTCACCCCCGCGGAGTTCGGCATCCGCAGGTCGGTGATGATGACATCGAACCCGCCGCCCTTCAGTTCCTCCATCGCCTGTGCCACGGAGTTCACGATCGTGCAGACGTGCCCCGGCTTGCGCAGGGCATCGGCCATCAGTTCGGCGTGCTCCGGCTCATCCTCGACGATCAGCACCTGGGCCGCGAGTTTCTCGGTCTGGTCCGTCATGCGACCAAGAGTGTAAGCGAACATGCTCCTGGTGGCACCGCTCTCCAGAGCGGTGTCTCTATGTCTTGGTAGCACCGCACTCATCAGCTGTGGGGACGGTCGAAACCTCGCGCCACACTTGAGACCGCTCCCACGCACCATCACGCAAGCATCGCCGACGAAGCCCGCCGCCCCGCCGCCAGAGCGATCGCCAGTGCGTCCGCCACATCATGGGGCGTCGGCGGCTCCGCCAGTCCGAAGAGCGTCTGCACCGCCCGCTGCATCTGCTCCTTCTTCGCGTGCCCGTGGCCCGTGACCGACCGCTTGACCTCCAGCGGCTTGAGTTCCATCAGCCGCACACCCCGCTGCCGGATCGCCAGCAGCAGGACGCCCCGGGCATGCCCCATCGCGATCGCCGTCGCCGGGTGCTTGTAGTGCGCGAACAACCCCTCGACCGCCACGATCTCCGGCTCAACCCGATCGAGCAGCCCGCGGAAGTCCGCATCCAGTTCCATCAGCCGCTCGGAGACCGTCCGCTTCTCAGCCCCCGTCGCCACCAGCCGGATCACACCCGCCTCCACGATTTCCGGCCGCCCGATCGCGTGCACAATGCACCCGTAGCCGGTGACTCGCAGACCGGGATCGATGCCGAGCACACGCATACGACGAGCATATCACGCGAGCGGCCCCCGGCAGGTGCCGAGGGCCGCGTCATCTCTTCGCCCGCTATCTCGACGGGCATTGCTCGTGTGGAGCGTCCGGGCGAGTGTGCTCTCGCCGGACGACTCCGATTGTGCGGCTCAATCCGGATACTTGTTGTTCCCCGACTTCCGCGCGTTCTGATCGCCGATGATCAGGCCGCCCACGCCGCCGATGATCGCGCCCGCTGCCGCGCCCTTGCCCATGTTGCCCGAGAGCGAGCCGAGCCCCATCCCGGCCAGTGCGCCGATCGCCGCGCCCGAAGCCGCGCCCTGTCCCGCGTTGTTGCACCCAACCGCCGTCGCCCCGAAGAGCGCAGCGCACGCCACCCACCCCACGCGCCGAGAGACCCTGCCGGTTGTCTTCGTGATTGTGTTCATCCGCCGCACTCCTCAATGCCTCATCCGCACACCGAGGCATCCATCTTCGATGCCCCATCTCTCAAGGAAATACCCACCCGACCCCAGTTGGTTCCGATCCGGACAGCACCGCTTGCACACAAGTATACGAACAAAGTCCGATTCGTGTCAGTTCCAGCTCATCCCCTTCGGCCACGATTCCGGATGCTGCTCCGATGCCCGTCGGATCAGCCCCTCGAGCGATGCCAGTTCCTGCCGGATCACCGCCGCACGCTTCAGGATGTCCCCCTCGGCCAGCAGGCGGTATCGGAGCGACTTCCCGCTCAGCATCGTGAACGACACAAGTTCCAAGAGGGCCGATGTCGGCACCTCGACGTTCTGCACATACTCAAGCACCGCCCGCGATGCCGCCAACTGAGAGAGCGGCCCCTCCGCCAGCGCCTCCTCCAGATACTCCCTCGCCTCAGAAAGCGACTCGTCATCCGGTGCCGCGCTATCGATCGGACGCAGCGTCGCCGCACGATACAGACGCGACTCATCCGGTCCCGACTCTTCCGCGATGCGTGCGCGGCACACGCCCTGCAGCAGCAGATTGAACCGCCCGTCCGTCAACTTCTCGTGCTGCGCGATCTGCCCGACGCACACCGCCGGCATCAGAGGCGGCCTCCCGTGATACTCCTGCTTCCACGCGCTCCCCTTGAACACCGCCATCGCGAACTGCCCCGAGCCGTCCAGCGCGTGCTCCACCATCTGCCTGTACCTGGGCTCGAAGATGTGCAGCGGCAGCACCTGCTGAGGAAGCAGCGAGACCGAGTCCAGCGGGAAGAGCGGAATCGGCTTCCCGAAGTTCACACGGATCGTGATGTCTTCCCCGTCTGACATCGCAGCACTCCGATACACCCGCGAAAGTGTACCGAGAACCGCCCCCCGCAGAAGCACCATCCTCGCCGCGAATCACGCCAGCGGATCGGGCCTGAAGAGCTTCGTGTCAAGGGCCCACTGCCGCTCCGTGAAGTTCCCCCCCAGATCCTGGTCGGCGTGGTCCGGTCGGGCCGCGACGAGCGCCATCGTCGTCTTGGCGTCAAGATTGTCAAGGATCGAGACGAGGATCGCCTCCGGCGTCGCGGGCACCTTCGCCGCGCCGAACTCGGGCACGCCGTGGTGGCTCAGGATGATGTGCTGGAGCACCAGGGCCGCGTTCGCGGGAACCCGTATCCCATGATCCCGGATCACCTGGTGCACCTTGTCGTGGAGCATGATCGCCCCCTCAACGATGTGCCCGACCAGCTCCCCCCGATCCGAGTACGAGAACGCGCGGTCGTACACCAGCTCGCGCGTCTTGCCCAGATCATGCAGGAACAGGCCCATCAGCACGATGTCGCGGCTGATCCTCGGATACAGCGGGCAGACGCGATCCGCAAGACGCATCAGCATCAGCGTGTGCTCGAGCAGCCCGCCCAGATACGCGTGGTGCATGCTCTTCGCCGCCGGCGCAGCCCGGAACTGCTCCATCAGGAACGCATCGTCAAGATACACCCGCGCCAGCGCCTTCATCGCCGGGTGCTCCAGCGTCTCCAGCAGCGCAACGACCTCCGCGAACATCGCGTCCACGTCGTTCTTCGTCGCCGGAAGCAGCTCGCGCATCTCCTCCGCCGTCGGGTCGTACGTGTCGATCACATGGATGATGATCTGAAGCTCGCCGTCGTACTTCTGCGTCTCCCCCTCGACCCACACGAACCCGTCCGTGGGGATCCGCTTGAACGTCGATTCCTCGATCGTCCACATCCGCCCCGGCACCTGCCCGGTCTTGTCCCCAAGCAGGCAGCGAAGGTACGGCTTATCCGTCCGCGTCCGGCCCATCTGCGCGTTCGCGATCGAGAACGCCCCCTTGATCCGCGACGAGGGCTCCATGTCCTTGATCAGCGTGCGCTGCGAGTGAGCAGTACCGGGCATGGAAAGTCTCCGTGAAGGGTGAAAGGACGTGCTGAATCACTGAAGCCAGTGCGAGGGGACATCCCCGTGGATCGCGCGAACCGTCGACCGAATGCCCCCGCGCCCGCGCCAGTCCGTCCTCACGACAAGCCACGCGGGGTTCATCAGTCGGGCCAGGTCGTCACGAATCCGGTTCGTCACCTGCTCGTAGTAGATCCCCTGGTTCCGGAACGCCTGAAGGTACATCTTCAGCGACTTCAGTTCCACGCACGTGCCGCCCGAACCGGGCTCACGAGGCACGAACCTCACCGTCACCGACCCGAAGTCCGGATGGCCCGTGACCGGGCACAAAGACGTGAACTCCTCCGCCACGTGCTCGACCACGAAGGGCCGCTCGGAGGGCGTCGGAAAGGCCTCAAGAAGTGCGAACTGCTCATTCTGCGTCATACGGCGTTAACCGTAGCGCGTCACAAGCTCCACGATCCGGGGCTGATTGGGCTGAATCTGCAGAGACCGCTTCAACGCCCGCATCGCCTCGTCCAGAGCCGCCCGGTCGCGACGATCGCTCCAGACATACCGGTTCAGCATGCACACGCCCACCCCGTTCAACGCCGGATAGTGATTCGGGTCGATCGCCAGCGAACTCTGGAAAGACGCCAGAGCCGCGTCGTACTCCTTGATCCGGAATCGCGCAAAGCCCAGACGCTCATACGCGATCGCCGACGGATTCCTCGCGACCAGTTGCTCCAGCGTCGCCAGCATCTCCGCGTACCGCTCGGTCTTCCCGTACGAATCCGCGAGATTCAGCAGCAACTCCGCCGACAGCGTCATGTGCTCAGCCGCCTGCAGGTACTCCGTCACCGCCTCTGAATGGCGGTTCATCGCGGCATACACCGACCCCAGATTCACACGCGCCGGCCCCGACGACGGATTCAACCGCACCGCCCGCTGCGCATAAGGCAACGCCTGCCCCGGCTCCTGCAACTGCAAGTACGCCGTCGCGAGATTCAGATTGGCCTCAAAGTCCTCGGGCCGGATCGCAAGAGCCCTCAGGTACGCCCGAACCGCCTCGGTCACGCGATTCAGAAGCTGCAGCGTCAGCCCGTGCTTGTACTGCGCATCAAAGTTCTGGGGCTCCGTCCGCGCCGCCTGAGCGTACCGGCGCTCCGCCTCCGGATAGTCGCCACGCTCCCTGTAGATATCCCCCGCCCCGAGATACGCCACCGTCAACCGAGGGTTCACCTCGATCGCACGCTCAAACTCGGCGAGCGCGGCGTTCAGATCGCCCTCGGCCTTCAGCATCTCCGCCCGCGTCACAGACTCGATCGCCGCGACGTCGATCACCTCCTGATCGCGCGACACCCGCGGCCGCTGCCGCTCGCTTCCCGAACCCCCGCCAGAAGACGAGCACCCGCCAACGACCGCCGCGAGCGACACCAGTCCGACAAGAGCAACCACAGAGACGCCACGATGGGTATTCGACATGTGCCAACCTTCACGCAAAGCACCACAAGAACACGCGAACCCACACCTCGGGCCGCTGCCAAACGACTTCCTCACCCTCCACATGGCCAGATACAAAGACCAGACACTGATGTTATCGGCACCTCAACCCCACCCAGTGAAGCCAGATACGCCGGGAGGACGCCGATCGTTCGCCGGGATCAGCCCACAGGCAGCCCCGATCCTCACCCCGCGGCCAGTTTCCTGAGCCGGCCGAGGTTCACCGCGTCCATCGGCGTCCCATCCTCCGCATCCTCTTTCGGCGTCTCCATGATCTTCGGGATCGTCGCGAACCGCTCACACTCCAGCACGGACGCGAACCCGCTCGATGCCAGCCGCTTCGGCGTCGTCCCGCCGCCGATCGTCCCCTCGCCGATGTGCGCGTGCCTGTCCTTGTTGGACCCCGCCGGCGCCTGCGAGTCGTTCATATGCATCACACGCACATGCTCCAGCCCGCACGCACCGTTCAACGCGTCCAGCATCGCCGCGCCGCCGGATCGCTCTGAAATGTCATACCCCGCGGCGTGCGCATGGCACGTATCAATGCAGAACCCGATCCGCTCCGGCGTGCACCCCGTGCCATCCAGAATCATCCGCCGCAGCCCCCCAAGCTCCTCGAACGTGCGCCCCAGCGTGGTCCCCGCACCCGCCGTGTTCTCAAGGCACGAAACCGTCGTGTATCCCTTTGTCTGCTTGAACAGCACCTTGTACGCCTTCGCGATGCGTGCCAGCCCCTCCTCACGCGTCTGGCCGACTGCCGCGCCGGGGTGATGGACGAGGTATCGGATCCCAAGCGTCTCGCACCGCTCGATCTCATCCAGCATCAGGTTGACGGACTTCTCCCAGAGTTCCTCGTTCGCGCTCGCGAGATTGATGAGATAGCTCGCGTGCGACACGATCCGGTCGCCCCACCCCAGCCGCTTCACCTCCCCCTTCCACTCCGCCACCATCGCCGGATCCAGCGGCTTGGCCTTCCATTGCTGCTGGTTCTTGGTGAACACCTGCACGGTCTCCAGCCCAAGCTTCTCCGCCTCGTGCAAGGCGTTGACCATCGAGCCGGCGATAGACAGGTGGGATCCGAACATGAGACGAGTGTATGGGGGTAGCCAGGATGCGCCAGACGCGCTGCGCAAGCAATCGCAGCGAAAGGCGTGGATGATGGGAACCCAAGGGCGTTCGGCAGGGTTCATATGGGCGTGAGCGACGGCATGGCCATCTCGATGCGGATCGGAGCGAGCGATGTGGACTCCAAGACGCCGACCGCCGAAAGCCCCGCACAGATCGCCCCAGCCGAGAACGCCCTCGCCTCGCCCACGCCGCTCGAAGAATCGCTCCTGATCGAGCGTGCAAGGACCGATCGCCGGGCCTTCGCACCCCTCTACCTCGCGCACTACGCGCCGATCCTCGCCCACATCTTCCGGCGCATCGGCGACCCGCACGCCTCGCAGGACATCGCCGCAGAGACGTTCATCCGCGCCATGAACAACATCTCAAAGTACCGAGACCAGGGCCTCTCGTTCCGCCACTGGCTCCTCCGGATCGCGACCAACGAGACCAACCGGAATCTGCTCCGAGATCGGCGCCGCCGCCACCGCGAACGAAGCGTCGCGTGGAACAAACGCCTGCCCTCGGAGCACGCCGACCAGGAGACCGCAGAAGACATCGGCCTCGCGCTCAAGTCGCTCAGCGTCGAGCATCAGGCCGTGCTCGCCCTTCATTACTTCGAAGGGCTCGACGTCGAACAG from Phycisphaeraceae bacterium includes the following:
- the ruvC gene encoding crossover junction endodeoxyribonuclease RuvC → MRVLGIDPGLRVTGYGCIVHAIGRPEIVEAGVIRLVATGAEKRTVSERLMELDADFRGLLDRVEPEIVAVEGLFAHYKHPATAIAMGHARGVLLLAIRQRGVRLMELKPLEVKRSVTGHGHAKKEQMQRAVQTLFGLAEPPTPHDVADALAIALAAGRRASSAMLA
- a CDS encoding deoxyribonuclease IV — protein: MFGSHLSIAGSMVNALHEAEKLGLETVQVFTKNQQQWKAKPLDPAMVAEWKGEVKRLGWGDRIVSHASYLINLASANEELWEKSVNLMLDEIERCETLGIRYLVHHPGAAVGQTREEGLARIAKAYKVLFKQTKGYTTVSCLENTAGAGTTLGRTFEELGGLRRMILDGTGCTPERIGFCIDTCHAHAAGYDISERSGGAAMLDALNGACGLEHVRVMHMNDSQAPAGSNKDRHAHIGEGTIGGGTTPKRLASSGFASVLECERFATIPKIMETPKEDAEDGTPMDAVNLGRLRKLAAG
- a CDS encoding RNA polymerase sigma factor, giving the protein MAISMRIGASDVDSKTPTAESPAQIAPAENALASPTPLEESLLIERARTDRRAFAPLYLAHYAPILAHIFRRIGDPHASQDIAAETFIRAMNNISKYRDQGLSFRHWLLRIATNETNRNLLRDRRRRHRERSVAWNKRLPSEHADQETAEDIGLALKSLSVEHQAVLALHYFEGLDVEQIARVLGTKPGTVKSRMSRARAAMARMLEAGTHETEGAR
- a CDS encoding sigma-54-dependent Fis family transcriptional regulator → MTDQTEKLAAQVLIVEDEPEHAELMADALRKPGHVCTIVNSVAQAMEELKGGGFDVIITDLRMPNSAGVNGIAPDGADAGLTVLQEARKLQPSAETIMVTAHGDVPTARAAFKHGAFDFIEKPLDLEVFRSLVNRAAETALLRHESGTLSNLVQHDGFEGIVAGSEPMRRILRTVKAVAPSPLAVLITGESGTGKELIAQAIHKLSNRSRARFVAINCASEAESLLEDQLFGHVRGAFTGAEKDREGVFEYASGGTLFLDEIGDMPLKMQAKLLRVLETGEVVRLGSNETRKSDVRVVSATNKDLQQMVREGTFREDLYFRINGAQVALPPLRERREDIPRIVHHALARFAEKMLPGKPVPAVTDAAMMRLTSYNWPGNVRQLMNVVQNALVNAMADAEGAVTIDVRHVPPEIRAADEGEEVSGTPGSLAGTSLEQIEKRAIRETLRLTGGNREHAAQLLGIGERTLYRKLKEYGLR
- a CDS encoding HD domain-containing protein — protein: MPGTAHSQRTLIKDMEPSSRIKGAFSIANAQMGRTRTDKPYLRCLLGDKTGQVPGRMWTIEESTFKRIPTDGFVWVEGETQKYDGELQIIIHVIDTYDPTAEEMRELLPATKNDVDAMFAEVVALLETLEHPAMKALARVYLDDAFLMEQFRAAPAAKSMHHAYLGGLLEHTLMLMRLADRVCPLYPRISRDIVLMGLFLHDLGKTRELVYDRAFSYSDRGELVGHIVEGAIMLHDKVHQVIRDHGIRVPANAALVLQHIILSHHGVPEFGAAKVPATPEAILVSILDNLDAKTTMALVAARPDHADQDLGGNFTERQWALDTKLFRPDPLA
- the queF gene encoding preQ(1) synthase, coding for MTQNEQFALLEAFPTPSERPFVVEHVAEEFTSLCPVTGHPDFGSVTVRFVPREPGSGGTCVELKSLKMYLQAFRNQGIYYEQVTNRIRDDLARLMNPAWLVVRTDWRGRGGIRSTVRAIHGDVPSHWLQ
- a CDS encoding LON peptidase substrate-binding domain-containing protein, which produces MSDGEDITIRVNFGKPIPLFPLDSVSLLPQQVLPLHIFEPRYRQMVEHALDGSGQFAMAVFKGSAWKQEYHGRPPLMPAVCVGQIAQHEKLTDGRFNLLLQGVCRARIAEESGPDESRLYRAATLRPIDSAAPDDESLSEAREYLEEALAEGPLSQLAASRAVLEYVQNVEVPTSALLELVSFTMLSGKSLRYRLLAEGDILKRAAVIRQELASLEGLIRRASEQHPESWPKGMSWN
- a CDS encoding tetratricopeptide repeat protein; amino-acid sequence: MSNTHRGVSVVALVGLVSLAAVVGGCSSSGGGSGSERQRPRVSRDQEVIDVAAIESVTRAEMLKAEGDLNAALAEFERAIEVNPRLTVAYLGAGDIYRERGDYPEAERRYAQAARTEPQNFDAQYKHGLTLQLLNRVTEAVRAYLRALAIRPEDFEANLNLATAYLQLQEPGQALPYAQRAVRLNPSSGPARVNLGSVYAAMNRHSEAVTEYLQAAEHMTLSAELLLNLADSYGKTERYAEMLATLEQLVARNPSAIAYERLGFARFRIKEYDAALASFQSSLAIDPNHYPALNGVGVCMLNRYVWSDRRDRAALDEAMRALKRSLQIQPNQPRIVELVTRYG